In Dyadobacter sp. NIV53, a single window of DNA contains:
- the porV gene encoding type IX secretion system outer membrane channel protein PorV, whose translation MRLFFVTLSSLFILANGTLSAQNIQNIRRIPSSPLSFLTFAPDARSAAMGEAGVALSPDANSSYWNAAKLPYNTKDFGASASYTPWLRNLVDDMWLGYITAYKKLDKGQAISASINYFNNGELDLRDGNGTQMGYFNSREFAFNGTYSRQLGKNFSMGLTLKYISSNLAGTAVINGSSVRPARTAAGDISAYYRKVLKNEDTGGEFVWSLGAVLSNLGGKVNYGSGTDTENFIPTNLKIGGGLSYSADGRNKFNFIIDANKLMVPTPDSTTNFNSKGALSGAFGSFSDAPDGFKEELQEIALAVGAEYWYNDIFAIRAGYNAENKHKGDRKFFTAGAGIHFADRYSVDFAYLFPVTQGSPLAQTLRVTLSLALNKAEKLDVSDVEN comes from the coding sequence ATGAGACTTTTTTTTGTTACACTATCTTCCTTATTTATTTTAGCCAATGGGACTCTATCAGCCCAAAACATACAAAACATAAGAAGGATACCAAGTTCACCACTATCTTTTTTAACTTTCGCACCTGATGCAAGAAGTGCTGCAATGGGAGAAGCAGGTGTAGCTTTAAGTCCTGACGCGAACTCATCTTACTGGAATGCAGCGAAATTACCTTACAACACTAAAGATTTCGGAGCATCAGCTTCTTACACACCCTGGTTGAGAAACCTGGTAGACGATATGTGGCTGGGTTATATTACCGCTTATAAAAAGCTGGATAAAGGACAGGCAATATCCGCTTCTATCAATTACTTTAACAATGGCGAACTGGATCTCCGCGATGGAAATGGAACCCAAATGGGATATTTCAATTCAAGGGAATTTGCTTTTAACGGTACTTATTCCCGTCAGCTTGGAAAAAATTTCTCAATGGGCCTGACATTAAAATATATTTCTTCTAATCTGGCTGGGACTGCCGTTATTAATGGATCCTCAGTTCGTCCTGCACGTACTGCTGCCGGTGATATCAGCGCATATTACCGTAAAGTATTGAAAAACGAAGATACGGGAGGTGAATTTGTTTGGTCTCTGGGAGCTGTGCTTTCTAACCTCGGTGGTAAAGTTAATTACGGGTCTGGTACAGATACTGAAAATTTTATTCCTACCAATCTTAAAATAGGCGGTGGATTGTCTTATTCAGCAGATGGCCGCAATAAATTTAATTTTATCATTGATGCAAATAAGCTGATGGTACCAACACCTGACAGTACTACTAACTTTAATAGCAAAGGTGCTTTGAGTGGTGCTTTTGGTTCTTTCTCTGATGCACCGGATGGTTTTAAAGAAGAACTACAGGAAATAGCCCTTGCAGTAGGTGCGGAATACTGGTACAATGATATCTTCGCTATACGTGCTGGTTATAATGCGGAAAATAAACACAAAGGAGACCGTAAGTTTTTCACTGCTGGTGCCGGTATTCATTTTGCAGACCGTTACTCAGTAGATTTCGCTTATTTATTCCCTGTTACTCAAGGCAGCCCGTTAGCACAAACTTTACGCGTTACACTTTCATTAGCACTTAACAAAGCAGAAAAGCTGGATGTAAGTGATGTTGAAAATTAG
- the hisA gene encoding 1-(5-phosphoribosyl)-5-[(5-phosphoribosylamino)methylideneamino]imidazole-4-carboxamide isomerase, protein MIEIIPAIDMIDGKCVRLTQGDYGKKVIYNENPLEVALEFENSGLTRLHLVDLDGAKAKKVINWKVLEKISLKTSLHIDFGGGVQSEEDIRIVFESGAKQVTGGSVAVKQPDLFKHWLEVYGGEKIILGADAKNEKVAVSGWEEGTELWVYDFVEEYVDKGVKYAISTDVAKDGLLQGPSFDLYKNLQDKCPDLKIIASGGVSDIGDVEKLAEMKIYGVIIGKAIYENRISLIDLQRFFI, encoded by the coding sequence ATGATTGAAATTATCCCAGCCATTGATATGATCGACGGAAAATGCGTTCGGTTGACGCAGGGCGATTATGGAAAAAAAGTAATATATAATGAAAACCCGCTTGAAGTAGCATTGGAATTTGAAAACTCCGGACTGACAAGATTACATTTGGTGGATCTGGACGGAGCAAAAGCCAAGAAAGTGATCAATTGGAAAGTACTTGAAAAAATTTCGCTGAAAACTTCCCTACATATTGATTTTGGAGGTGGGGTTCAATCAGAAGAAGATATCCGGATCGTATTTGAAAGCGGGGCAAAACAAGTAACAGGAGGTAGCGTAGCAGTGAAACAGCCTGATTTGTTTAAACACTGGCTTGAAGTTTACGGGGGTGAGAAGATCATTTTGGGTGCCGATGCCAAAAATGAAAAAGTAGCTGTAAGTGGCTGGGAGGAGGGAACGGAACTCTGGGTTTATGATTTTGTTGAAGAGTATGTAGACAAAGGAGTTAAGTACGCCATCAGTACAGACGTGGCCAAAGACGGACTTTTACAAGGGCCATCATTTGATTTGTATAAAAACTTACAGGACAAATGCCCAGATCTGAAAATAATAGCCAGCGGAGGTGTAAGCGATATTGGTGACGTTGAAAAACTGGCCGAAATGAAGATTTATGGTGTAATCATTGGTAAGGCAATTTATGAAAACCGTATTAGCCTCATAGATTTACAAAGATTTTTTATATAA
- the hisH gene encoding imidazole glycerol phosphate synthase subunit HisH: protein MKTVIIKYNAGNVQSVMYALDRIGASYLYTDDEEEIRSADKVIFPGVGEASTAMNYLRKTGLDLMIPTLKQPVFGTCIGMQLMCRYSEENNTECMGIFDVDVKRFPALPGLKVPHMGWNNISGYQSALTDQVTDNAYVYFVHSYAAPVCEFTVASCDYIQPFSAMLQKDNFYAAQFHCEISGNVGQKIMENFLKI, encoded by the coding sequence ATGAAAACTGTAATTATAAAATATAACGCAGGTAATGTTCAGTCCGTCATGTATGCTTTGGACCGTATTGGCGCAAGTTATTTGTATACAGACGACGAAGAAGAAATACGTTCCGCAGACAAAGTTATTTTCCCGGGAGTAGGAGAAGCTAGTACTGCCATGAACTATTTGCGCAAGACTGGTCTGGATCTGATGATTCCCACACTAAAACAACCTGTATTTGGAACCTGTATCGGCATGCAGCTCATGTGCAGATATTCGGAAGAAAATAATACGGAATGCATGGGCATTTTTGATGTTGATGTGAAACGTTTTCCTGCTTTACCTGGCCTGAAAGTCCCGCATATGGGATGGAATAATATTTCCGGGTACCAGAGTGCGCTTACCGACCAGGTAACTGACAATGCCTATGTATATTTTGTGCATAGTTATGCGGCACCGGTTTGTGAATTTACAGTGGCAAGCTGTGATTATATTCAGCCGTTCAGTGCTATGCTGCAGAAGGATAATTTCTACGCCGCCCAGTTCCATTGTGAAATAAGTGGAAATGTGGGGCAAAAGATCATGGAGAATTTTTTAAAAATATAA
- the hisIE gene encoding bifunctional phosphoribosyl-AMP cyclohydrolase/phosphoribosyl-ATP diphosphatase HisIE, which yields MSYTISDIDFSKSPDGLVPAVIQDEQTGIVLMLGYMNAEALDKTQKEGTVTFFSRSKQRLWTKGETSSNFLFVKEILVDCDGDTILVKATPAGPTCHTGADTCFGEKNSHDTRIGEAAFLNYLQKNVIRERKLNPSEESYTSSLFKSGINKIAQKVGEEAVEVVIEAKDDDADLFKNEVSDLLFHLLVLLEQKNIDLDEVISVLRSRHS from the coding sequence ATGAGTTATACAATTTCAGATATTGATTTTTCAAAATCACCGGATGGGCTGGTACCTGCCGTTATCCAGGATGAACAGACCGGCATCGTACTTATGCTGGGTTATATGAATGCCGAAGCACTCGATAAAACGCAAAAAGAAGGTACAGTCACTTTTTTCAGCCGCAGCAAACAACGTCTTTGGACTAAGGGCGAGACTTCCAGCAATTTTCTTTTTGTAAAAGAGATATTAGTTGATTGCGACGGAGATACGATTCTTGTAAAAGCTACCCCGGCAGGCCCTACATGTCATACAGGGGCAGATACTTGTTTTGGGGAAAAAAATAGCCACGATACACGAATCGGGGAAGCTGCTTTCCTTAACTATCTGCAAAAGAACGTGATCAGGGAAAGAAAATTAAATCCGTCGGAAGAATCCTACACGAGCAGTCTTTTCAAAAGCGGAATTAATAAAATTGCACAAAAGGTTGGAGAAGAAGCAGTTGAAGTTGTCATTGAAGCAAAAGACGACGATGCTGATCTTTTCAAAAATGAAGTTTCTGATTTGCTGTTCCATCTTCTGGTACTTTTAGAACAAAAAAACATTGACTTAGATGAGGTAATTAGCGTACTTCGTAGTCGTCACTCTTAA
- a CDS encoding phage holin family protein gives MNLLIRLIISTLAVLAAAYVVPGVVVASVTTAVIVAIVLGILNTFLKPVLQILALPITILTLGLFYFVINVLIIYLATYLVDGFSVSGFIPALLFGLVVSVVSAILGMFLD, from the coding sequence ATGAATCTACTCATACGACTTATAATCAGTACATTGGCTGTTTTGGCAGCTGCTTATGTAGTTCCGGGAGTTGTTGTTGCCAGTGTAACTACTGCTGTAATTGTAGCCATTGTTCTGGGAATACTCAATACTTTTTTAAAACCCGTACTTCAGATTTTAGCTTTACCTATTACAATTCTGACGCTCGGACTCTTCTATTTTGTGATTAATGTGCTGATTATCTATCTCGCTACCTATTTAGTTGACGGCTTTTCAGTAAGCGGTTTCATTCCGGCATTATTATTCGGACTGGTAGTATCGGTAGTTTCGGCTATTCTTGGTATGTTTTTAGATTAA
- the hisF gene encoding imidazole glycerol phosphate synthase subunit HisF yields MLTKRIIPCLDVKEGRTVKGVNFVNLRDAGDAVELGAIYAARGADELVYLDITATVEGRSTFIDLVRRVAHTINIPFTVGGGISSIADVSALLHAGADKVSINSAAVRNPDLINELSLEFGSQCIVVAIDTRYIETVNGWEHIVHTHGGRKPTEIRTIPWAKEVEDRGAGEILLTSMDTDGTKNGFALELTSIISGNANIPVIASGGAGNMEHFYDVFTTGKADAGLAASIFHFREIDIQDLKQYLADKDLPVRMTI; encoded by the coding sequence ATGCTCACAAAGCGTATTATTCCTTGCCTGGATGTAAAAGAAGGCAGAACTGTAAAAGGAGTCAATTTTGTAAACCTGCGGGATGCCGGCGATGCGGTGGAGCTGGGAGCGATATATGCTGCCCGGGGAGCCGACGAACTGGTATACCTGGATATTACTGCTACGGTTGAGGGGCGTTCAACTTTTATAGACCTGGTACGCCGGGTGGCGCATACCATCAATATTCCGTTTACTGTCGGTGGCGGGATTTCTTCCATTGCTGATGTTTCGGCATTACTTCACGCAGGAGCAGATAAAGTTTCTATCAATTCAGCCGCCGTTCGTAATCCTGACCTGATCAATGAATTGTCCCTGGAATTTGGAAGCCAGTGTATTGTCGTAGCCATTGATACAAGATATATAGAAACTGTAAATGGCTGGGAACATATTGTTCACACACATGGCGGGCGCAAACCAACGGAAATCCGTACAATTCCCTGGGCAAAAGAAGTGGAAGACCGGGGAGCTGGGGAAATCCTGCTGACTTCGATGGACACAGATGGTACTAAAAACGGATTTGCCCTTGAACTCACTTCTATTATTTCAGGAAATGCAAATATTCCTGTAATAGCATCCGGCGGAGCTGGAAATATGGAACATTTTTATGATGTATTTACAACCGGAAAGGCTGATGCCGGGCTTGCTGCGAGCATTTTTCATTTTCGCGAAATAGATATTCAGGATCTGAAACAATATTTAGCAGATAAGGATTTGCCGGTCAGAATGACAATATAG
- a CDS encoding pitrilysin family protein: protein MVLDRSIAPDFKVINSIHLPETQSHILDNGLKLHVINIGDQPVVRLECIFDAGNWQEEYAGASFFSIKMLAEGTEELSSSEISEAFDRIGAFIDLNHSSDRTGIVIYCLSRFLPEVLPLVQELIQKATFPEKELEELRNITQQNLRVNKEKTAYLASVELRAGLFGSDHPYGKTQNETDIESIKLEQIKAHFDRYIKNGKFTIVLAGQVEDKDVNIVKEYLGSYDASNESAVITPESQVDYIGKQILIEKQDSVQSSIRIGRRLFTRHHPDYFKMLVTNEILGGYFGSRLMKNIREEKGLTYGISSNLITLRHGGYFMIGTDVKKEFTQQTIDEIKKEIYRLQTELVEDEELQTVKNFMAGEFAGSLNTAFEVADRRKILLLDGLPADFFNRYIDQIHATTSEDIMEMANTYLRPDEMLEVVVGGK from the coding sequence ATGGTACTGGACCGCAGCATTGCACCTGATTTTAAGGTTATTAATTCTATTCATTTACCAGAAACCCAATCCCATATTCTTGATAATGGATTAAAACTCCACGTAATAAATATCGGGGATCAGCCTGTTGTACGGCTGGAATGTATTTTTGACGCAGGAAACTGGCAGGAAGAATATGCAGGCGCATCGTTCTTTTCAATTAAAATGCTCGCAGAAGGAACAGAAGAGCTGTCTTCATCTGAGATAAGTGAAGCATTCGATCGCATTGGTGCTTTTATAGATTTAAACCATTCTTCTGATCGTACAGGAATTGTAATATATTGTTTATCCCGGTTTTTGCCGGAAGTGCTTCCGCTTGTACAGGAATTGATACAGAAAGCCACTTTTCCTGAAAAAGAACTGGAAGAGCTCAGGAATATCACGCAGCAAAATCTGCGTGTGAACAAAGAAAAAACGGCTTATCTTGCAAGCGTTGAGTTACGTGCAGGTTTGTTCGGCAGTGATCATCCTTATGGAAAAACCCAGAATGAGACTGATATCGAATCTATAAAACTGGAACAAATTAAGGCACATTTTGACCGCTATATTAAAAACGGAAAATTCACAATCGTTTTAGCTGGCCAGGTTGAAGACAAAGATGTTAACATTGTAAAGGAATATCTTGGATCATACGACGCCAGCAATGAGTCGGCCGTTATCACACCTGAATCACAGGTTGATTATATTGGAAAACAGATACTTATCGAAAAGCAGGATAGCGTACAATCTTCAATCCGGATTGGCCGCAGGTTATTTACGCGCCATCATCCTGATTATTTCAAAATGCTGGTTACCAACGAAATTCTGGGAGGTTACTTTGGGTCGCGTCTGATGAAAAATATACGTGAGGAAAAAGGCCTGACTTATGGTATTTCCTCTAATCTGATCACACTGCGTCATGGAGGTTATTTTATGATCGGAACAGATGTAAAAAAGGAATTTACACAGCAGACAATTGATGAAATAAAAAAGGAAATTTACAGACTGCAAACTGAACTTGTGGAAGATGAGGAATTGCAAACGGTAAAAAATTTCATGGCAGGTGAATTCGCTGGTTCCCTTAATACGGCCTTTGAAGTTGCCGACCGCCGTAAAATCCTTCTTTTGGATGGCCTGCCAGCAGATTTTTTCAATCGCTATATTGATCAGATCCACGCAACAACAAGTGAAGACATCATGGAAATGGCCAATACTTATTTAAGGCCCGACGAAATGCTTGAAGTTGTAGTAGGAGGGAAGTAA
- a CDS encoding M14 family zinc carboxypeptidase, with translation MIQPSELASRLFDSHQNYLETVIAKRRFKQKDMLPLIEKRKENPLYQVQSVGESFEGRNIQLLKTGNGKRKVLLWTQMHGDEATATMATFDIFNFLEGKNDGFDDFRKELFTNTTLYFVPMLNPDGAERYQRRNAQEIDINRDALALQAPESRILKQLQQNIQPEFGFNLHDKNPRYSVGNTSKLATISFLATAYDQEKSINTVREKSMQVISVMNKAMQKFIPGQVGKWNEDFEPRAFGDNIQKWGTTLILIESGGYAGDPEKQFIRKLNFVAILTGLASIADNLFAKEGIAEYQALLENNRYIYDLLVKNVTVIRDGKKYQADLGINRYEINQDDASSFSYKSIIEDYGDLSIFSGTEELDATGLELEHEDISRSLALDDVATFTLRKNNKSVYAVVNGFVSDLRN, from the coding sequence ATGATTCAGCCATCAGAATTGGCCAGCCGATTATTTGATTCACATCAGAACTATCTTGAAACTGTAATAGCCAAACGTCGTTTCAAACAAAAAGATATGCTACCCCTTATTGAGAAAAGAAAAGAAAATCCGCTATATCAGGTACAAAGCGTAGGCGAATCTTTTGAAGGAAGAAATATACAACTGCTGAAAACCGGAAATGGGAAAAGAAAAGTCCTGTTATGGACTCAAATGCATGGAGATGAAGCCACAGCAACCATGGCAACCTTTGATATTTTCAATTTTCTCGAAGGGAAAAACGATGGTTTTGATGATTTTCGAAAAGAACTTTTTACCAATACAACACTTTACTTTGTGCCAATGCTCAATCCCGATGGTGCGGAACGATACCAGCGGCGCAATGCACAGGAAATTGATATCAACAGAGATGCCCTCGCTTTACAAGCACCGGAATCCCGGATTTTGAAACAATTGCAGCAAAACATCCAGCCGGAATTTGGATTTAATCTTCATGATAAAAACCCTAGATATTCAGTAGGTAACACTTCCAAACTGGCAACAATTTCTTTTCTGGCAACTGCCTATGACCAGGAGAAGAGCATTAATACAGTTAGGGAAAAATCAATGCAAGTAATTTCTGTCATGAACAAGGCAATGCAAAAGTTTATTCCGGGCCAGGTGGGAAAGTGGAACGAGGATTTTGAACCGAGGGCATTCGGCGACAATATTCAGAAATGGGGGACAACGCTTATCCTGATTGAATCCGGAGGATATGCGGGTGATCCTGAAAAGCAGTTTATTCGTAAACTTAATTTTGTTGCAATTCTGACTGGCCTGGCATCCATTGCTGATAATTTATTTGCAAAAGAAGGAATAGCAGAATATCAGGCTTTGTTAGAGAACAACAGGTACATATATGACCTGCTCGTCAAAAATGTAACTGTAATACGAGACGGGAAAAAGTATCAGGCAGATCTTGGCATCAATCGCTATGAGATAAATCAGGATGATGCGAGCTCATTTTCGTACAAAAGTATAATTGAAGATTACGGAGATCTTTCAATTTTTTCAGGAACCGAAGAACTGGATGCGACGGGTTTGGAACTGGAACATGAAGACATTTCAAGGTCACTTGCACTTGATGATGTGGCAACTTTTACACTCAGGAAAAACAATAAATCTGTATATGCGGTCGTAAACGGCTTTGTTTCTGATTTGAGAAATTAG
- the porU gene encoding type IX secretion system sortase PorU, with translation MHWLKRVNLYKIIVQAIFCLGAILYNPAFSQESSVLSSGKWFKIAVTQTGIHKIDMNLLKAMGIDIASLVPAHIQIYGNGGKMLAQKNTTSETSDFSQNTIWVNGEEDNRFDANDAIYFYAEGPHVIAYDSVKAIFRHETNYYSDTSYYFLTIGNTNGLRIKPAVLVSGTGGKIINEFVDYWYHEKESVNSLRSGREWWGEYLGNTTGFSVQADIPGVLPNSSVKFIASAMAAAQVSTKFLWQLNGQTIGESAAGTVGTGTYDIKGRQSDVILDATASPAASFSVGVNYNKNGQSSAQAYLNYIGIQVKRELRTYDSQQIYRFLPETSDTVTYQIKNNGTDRILWNITDPLHPSSVTVNSLTGLFIGTEGKKPRQYIGFLPGQAFVPISWQQIANQDIALNDVPELLIITSALWESEANRLASFREEHDGLKTLVVTTAQVYNAYASGKQDPTAIRNFARELYRRYPAKLKYLLLFGDATYDYRNNLQNQSESQRNGWVPVYESRESLNPVYTYSSDDYYGFLQDGEGDWAETSSGDHTMDIGVGRLPVKSLSEARIIVDKLIRYGSYKPALGKWRNTISFVADDGDGNVHQQHADQLAQLVNKNFLPSRIFLDAFPQTTTSEGQKVPDVNTAITKSIDDGTLILNYTGHGGVGGWAEEQVLTLVDMLSARGNNNLPLLFTATCDFGRYDDPGLVSGAELMVLSPKGAAIGAVSTTRPVYSSTNFTLSKAFYQALVKAGPATRMGDIFRETKNKSLVGALNRNFTLLGDPSMKLTQAEKSLKWAQVPDTLRALQKVNFALEIYDRATGTRDNNFEGTARIVVFDKQSVFKTLGNEGDPASYSEFRSKLFDGNVTVHEGKMTCEFVMPKDIDYRTGLGRVSIYAVQADSLSDAGGQLDVQVGGSAPIVSDENPPQITSYLNNSSFKNGDLVNNSPILFVKVRDDNGINLSKSGIGHDITLTLNDTLVIILNDYFTADLDSYKSGTIQYPFESLPSGNYTVRIKVWDVYTNFSEIAFGFQVGAPSGIKLTDWKIYPNPFMNELSFELGHNRINEDIEITFRLLLSSGQQLGTVNWTYYNSESVIRESITSTPLGQLIIPAISYIYTVEIKSLKDNSVNQRSGRIIRSP, from the coding sequence ATGCATTGGTTGAAGCGTGTTAATTTATATAAAATTATTGTTCAGGCGATTTTTTGTCTGGGTGCAATCTTATATAACCCGGCTTTCAGTCAGGAATCTTCCGTTTTATCTTCGGGAAAATGGTTTAAAATAGCCGTAACGCAAACGGGGATTCATAAAATTGATATGAACCTTCTGAAAGCGATGGGTATTGATATAGCTTCCCTTGTTCCGGCACATATACAGATTTATGGAAATGGTGGAAAAATGCTGGCTCAAAAGAATACAACGTCTGAAACCAGTGATTTTAGTCAAAATACTATTTGGGTAAATGGAGAAGAAGACAACAGGTTTGATGCCAATGACGCCATTTATTTTTATGCAGAAGGCCCTCATGTAATTGCTTACGATTCTGTTAAAGCTATCTTCCGGCACGAGACAAATTACTATTCCGATACGAGTTATTACTTTTTGACAATCGGGAATACCAATGGGCTAAGAATTAAGCCGGCCGTTTTAGTCAGTGGTACAGGTGGAAAAATAATTAATGAATTTGTTGATTACTGGTATCATGAAAAAGAATCAGTGAATTCATTACGGTCAGGTCGGGAATGGTGGGGTGAATATTTGGGTAATACCACTGGCTTTTCTGTACAGGCCGATATTCCGGGAGTTCTACCAAATTCTTCGGTCAAATTTATAGCTTCTGCTATGGCTGCGGCCCAGGTTAGCACAAAATTTTTGTGGCAACTGAACGGTCAGACAATAGGAGAAAGTGCAGCAGGAACTGTCGGTACTGGTACTTATGATATTAAGGGCAGACAATCAGATGTAATATTGGATGCAACTGCTTCGCCGGCTGCTTCATTTTCTGTCGGAGTTAACTATAATAAAAACGGACAAAGTTCGGCCCAGGCTTATTTAAATTATATTGGTATACAGGTAAAACGGGAACTACGGACTTATGACAGCCAGCAGATTTATCGTTTTCTTCCTGAAACTTCCGATACAGTAACCTATCAGATCAAAAATAACGGGACTGACCGGATTCTTTGGAATATCACTGATCCGCTTCATCCGTCTTCTGTTACTGTAAATTCTTTAACCGGATTATTTATCGGTACCGAAGGCAAAAAGCCCCGGCAATACATTGGTTTTTTACCTGGTCAGGCTTTTGTTCCTATATCATGGCAGCAAATTGCCAATCAGGATATTGCGTTAAATGATGTTCCTGAATTACTGATTATTACATCTGCATTATGGGAAAGTGAAGCAAATCGCCTGGCATCGTTTCGTGAAGAACATGATGGTTTGAAAACATTGGTTGTTACTACTGCACAGGTATACAATGCTTATGCTTCCGGAAAACAGGACCCGACAGCGATCAGGAATTTTGCCAGAGAACTTTACAGGAGATATCCTGCAAAATTGAAGTACCTGTTACTTTTTGGTGATGCTACTTATGATTACCGGAACAACCTTCAAAATCAGTCAGAATCGCAGCGAAACGGCTGGGTTCCGGTTTACGAAAGCAGGGAATCACTGAACCCGGTTTATACGTATTCTTCAGACGATTATTATGGTTTTTTGCAGGATGGTGAAGGCGACTGGGCTGAAACTTCCTCTGGAGACCATACTATGGATATAGGGGTTGGCCGGTTACCGGTTAAATCTTTATCCGAAGCACGTATTATCGTGGACAAACTCATCCGATACGGCTCCTACAAACCTGCTTTGGGGAAATGGCGTAACACTATTAGTTTTGTGGCCGATGATGGAGATGGCAATGTACATCAGCAGCATGCGGATCAGTTGGCCCAATTGGTTAATAAGAATTTTTTACCTTCAAGAATATTCCTGGATGCTTTTCCACAAACCACCACAAGTGAAGGCCAGAAAGTCCCTGATGTAAATACGGCGATCACGAAAAGTATAGACGACGGAACACTGATACTAAATTATACCGGTCACGGCGGTGTTGGCGGATGGGCAGAAGAGCAGGTGCTGACGTTGGTTGATATGCTTTCTGCAAGAGGAAATAATAATCTTCCTTTATTGTTTACTGCTACCTGCGACTTTGGACGTTATGATGATCCGGGGTTAGTTTCGGGTGCAGAGCTAATGGTTTTGAGTCCCAAAGGAGCTGCCATCGGAGCGGTAAGTACAACGCGACCGGTTTATTCGAGCACAAATTTTACCCTGAGTAAAGCATTTTATCAAGCGCTTGTAAAAGCCGGGCCTGCAACCCGGATGGGGGATATTTTCAGGGAAACAAAAAATAAATCACTGGTGGGTGCGCTTAACCGCAATTTTACACTCCTGGGAGATCCTTCTATGAAACTTACACAAGCGGAGAAATCATTAAAATGGGCTCAGGTGCCGGATACATTACGTGCACTTCAGAAAGTGAATTTTGCGCTTGAAATTTATGATCGGGCAACAGGAACCAGGGATAATAATTTTGAGGGAACAGCCAGAATTGTAGTTTTTGACAAACAATCAGTTTTTAAAACTCTTGGCAATGAAGGTGATCCGGCAAGTTATTCTGAATTCAGAAGTAAGCTTTTTGACGGAAATGTAACGGTTCATGAGGGTAAAATGACTTGTGAATTCGTAATGCCAAAAGATATTGATTATCGTACAGGTTTGGGTAGGGTAAGCATTTATGCAGTTCAGGCGGATAGCCTGTCTGATGCAGGAGGGCAGCTTGATGTACAGGTTGGAGGAAGCGCACCGATAGTTTCTGACGAAAATCCTCCTCAAATTACCTCGTACCTGAATAATTCGTCATTTAAAAATGGTGACCTGGTAAATAACTCACCCATTTTGTTTGTAAAAGTGCGTGACGATAATGGAATAAACCTGTCCAAATCAGGAATTGGCCATGATATTACTTTGACATTGAACGATACGCTTGTCATTATCCTGAATGATTATTTTACAGCAGATCTTGATAGTTATAAATCGGGAACGATTCAATACCCGTTTGAAAGCTTACCCTCGGGAAATTATACCGTTCGCATAAAAGTATGGGACGTGTATACTAACTTTTCAGAAATTGCGTTCGGATTTCAGGTGGGCGCGCCAAGTGGGATCAAACTTACGGATTGGAAAATTTACCCCAATCCATTTATGAACGAACTTTCATTTGAATTAGGCCATAACCGGATCAATGAAGATATAGAAATTACTTTTCGTTTACTTCTTAGTTCAGGACAGCAGTTAGGCACCGTTAATTGGACATATTATAATAGTGAATCAGTTATCAGGGAATCAATTACTTCTACACCACTTGGGCAATTGATAATACCTGCAATTTCTTATATATATACCGTTGAGATTAAGTCATTAAAGGATAATTCTGTCAATCAGCGTTCAGGCAGGATTATACGTTCACCTTAG
- a CDS encoding phage holin family protein, which produces MINQLEEIKDTLLKYFETRLDLFKIEVRDKIERAAVMAVYAAAILCISLIILILIVILLGTFLNKWLDSDYLGYLILLGIFVLKLIIWIVFKDKMIPLIRKIIVRFVVIKED; this is translated from the coding sequence ATGATAAATCAACTTGAAGAAATAAAAGATACACTCTTAAAGTATTTCGAGACCCGGCTTGATTTATTTAAAATCGAGGTAAGAGATAAAATAGAACGGGCGGCCGTTATGGCAGTTTATGCTGCGGCAATACTTTGCATAAGCCTCATTATACTTATTCTGATTGTTATTTTACTAGGTACATTTTTAAATAAATGGCTGGACAGTGATTATCTGGGTTATTTGATCCTGTTGGGGATTTTTGTTCTCAAATTGATAATCTGGATCGTTTTCAAGGACAAAATGATCCCTTTAATACGTAAAATCATAGTCCGTTTTGTAGTAATCAAAGAGGATTAA